Proteins from a single region of Mytilus trossulus isolate FHL-02 chromosome 2, PNRI_Mtr1.1.1.hap1, whole genome shotgun sequence:
- the LOC134706600 gene encoding amine sulfotransferase-like — translation MESANKEMKSMGEKIKQMGGPFVYDNVNWPPFPGLCPDSEQKFKDIQDMECLDTDVYLCSFPKAGTNWTHEILSMLMSQSTSYNLWVKKLGLLEMCDPIDSVTKMPSPRLLMTHMPYRYLPSQLQNGKGKIVYVQRNPKDLFVSLYNFEKGKLAIGNHLSWENFFEKTVIKDEGALYGGWYEYTKEWEKQLSHDNILQLYYEDMKKDLVGNILKIADFLETSCSKELAESIADKCSFDNLKANRLDPTSFLTDGGKSTLFRKGQVGDWKNWFTVAQNEIFDRNYRDVMKDTVLNFVYEL, via the exons ATGGAAAGTGCAAACAA AGAAATGAAAAGCATgggagaaaaaataaaacaaatgggAGGACCATTTGTGTATGATAATGTGAATTGGCCACCTTTTCCGGGTTTGTGTCCTGATTCGGaacaaaaatttaaagacaTACAAGATATGGAATGTCTTGATACTGATGTTTATCTTTGCTCCTTTCCAAAAGCAG GAACAAACTGGACACATGAAATTTTATCCATGTTAATGTCTCAATCGACAAGCTATAACTTGTGGGTAAAAAAATTGGGCCTTTTAGAAATGTGCGACCCTATAGATAGCGTTACGAAGATGCCATCACCAAGACTTCTCATGACACATATGCCATATAGATACCTCCCTAGTCAGCTTCAAAATGGAAAAGGAAAGATAGTATATGTTCAGAGAAATCCTAAAGATCTCTTCGTTTCcttgtacaattttgaaaaggGGAAATTAGCTATTGGAAACCATTTGTCGTGGGagaatttttttgaaaagacaGTTATAAAAGACGAAG GGGCTCTTTACGGCGGATGGTATGAGTATACTAAAGAATGGGAAAAGCAACTAAGTCATGATAACATCTTACAGTTGTATTATGAAGACATGAAAAAG GATTTAGTTGGAAACATCTTAAAAATAGCAGATTTCCTTGAAACATCCTGTTCCAAAGAACTAGCAGAAAGTATAGCTGATAAGTGTAGCTTTGACAATTTGAAGGCCAACAGATTAGACCCAACATCATTTCTTACAGATGGTGGTAAATCAACACTTTTTAGAAAGG GTCAAGTTGGTGATTGGAAGAACTGGTTCACGGTTgctcaaaatgaaatatttgacagaAATTACAGGGATGTCATGAAAGACACGGTGCTAAATTTCGTCTATGAATTATGA
- the LOC134705628 gene encoding LOW QUALITY PROTEIN: sulfotransferase 2B1-like (The sequence of the model RefSeq protein was modified relative to this genomic sequence to represent the inferred CDS: deleted 1 base in 1 codon; substituted 1 base at 1 genomic stop codon) yields the protein MELNDGPFMYDRIIWIPFSGLYPEPETKFKQIRDMECRDSDVFLCSFPKSDTHWNHKILSMLLSGSTQYNQXNTIENMIEAASTLDKINSAPSRRLLVTHLPYKYLPEQLRNGTGKIVYVQRNPKDLHVSMYNHLKGKRIIKEGTTWNEFIDQIFTGQLKMFGGWFQFSKDWEKEINIKKNILPLYYEEMKQEITGNILKTAEYLNRVPCKNEFALEVGDRCSFDIKLKNNKLDYTALVDKNRKSTLFRKGI from the exons ATGGAGCTTAATGATGGTCCATTTATGTATGATCGTATAATATGGATCCCTTTCTCAGGGCTTTACCCAGAACCCGAGACAAAATTTAAACAGATAAGAGATATGGAGTGTCGTGATTCAGACGTATTCTTGTGTTCCTTCCCAAAATCTG ACACACACTGGAACCACAAAATACTGTCCATGCTGCTCTCTGGTTCTACGCAATACAATCAATAGaatacaattgaaaatatgatTGAGGCAGCTAGTACATTAGACAAAATCAATAGTGCACCCTCTAGAAGGCTACTAGTAACACATTTACCATACAAATATCTCCCCGAACAGTTACGAAACGGAACTGGAAAGATAGTATACGTCCAAAGAAATCCGAAGGATCTTCATGTGTCAATGTATAATCATTTAAAAGGAAAGAGAATCATAAAAGAGGGTACTACATGGAATGAGTTTATTGACCAAATATTTACCGGTCAAT tGAAAATGTTTGGTGGATGGTTTCAGTTCAGTAAAGATtgggaaaaagaaatcaatataaAGAAGAACATATTGCCATTATATTATGAAGAGATGAAACAG gagATAACTGGAAACATATTGAAAACAGCTGAATATTTGAAC CGCGTGCCATGTAAAAACGAATTTGCCTTGGAAGTTGGAGATAGATGCAGTTTTGATATCAAGCTTAAGAACAATAAATTAGATTATACAGCTTTAGTGGATAAGAATAGAAAGTCGACCCTATTTCGAAAAGgtatttaa
- the LOC134704934 gene encoding peptidoglycan-recognition protein SC2-like, translated as MIFISVLVTCFLANVAHAAQCGCATDPLHVRSGAGTTHRILGTVPAGECHTDKGGRQTANGYTWANIDYNGHDAWAAINWLNFKTCQTHQSTSSAGCPNIVSRAGWGARSPTQPHSLLTHTPNHVYIHHGASGGCHTKAACIDKVKAYQNYHMDGHHWSDIGYSFVVGEDGHVYEARGWDAVGAHTLHHNYDGLGICVIGNFMEHVPNDAALNVIKSLIQCGVNKGKITANYILKGHRDVGQTACPGQKLYDLIQTWPHYHH; from the exons AT GATTTTTATATCAGTGCTTGTTACATGTTTCCTCGCTAATGTTGCACACGCAGCCCAGTGCGGGTGTGCAACAGACCCTTTGCATGTTAGATCTGGCGCAGGAACAACGCATCGAATTTTAGGAACAGTCCCTGCTGGCGAATGTCACACAGACAAAGGAGGCAGACAAACAGCTAATGGATATACATGGGCTAATATTGACTATAATGGACAT GATGCTTGGGCTGCTATCAATTGGCTGAATTTCAAAACTTGTCAGA CGCATCAATCAACTTCGTCTGCAGGCTGTCCGAACATTGTATCACGTGCTGGATGGGGTGCTCGTAGTCCAACACAACCACACTCACTTCTAACGCATACTCCAAATCACGTTTACATCCATCATGGTGCCTCAGGAGGATGTCATACTAAGGCAGCATGTATTGATAAAGTCAAGGCGTATCAAAATTACCACATGGACGGTCATC ACTGGAGTGATATTGGTTATAGTTTTGTGGTCGGAGAAGATGGTCATGTGTATGAAGCTAGGGGATGGGACGCTGTAGGGGCTCACACTTTGCATCATAACTATGATGGTCTAg GTATATGTGTCATTGGTAACTTCATGGAACATGTTCCAAATGACGCTGCCCTTAATGTAATAAAGAGCCTAATACAGTGTGGAGTGAACAAAGGAAAAATCACAGCCAACTATATCCTTAAAGGTCACAGAGATGTCGGACAAACAGCTTGTCCCGGTCAGAAGCTGTATGATTTGATTCAAACATGGCCTCATTATCACCACTGA